In Deltaproteobacteria bacterium, the genomic stretch ACTATCCCCTACAAGAACGACTGGGTTGTGCTCGATGCGTTAAACTACATCAAGGATCAATTGGACGGGACGCTGAGCTACCGCTGGTCATGCCGCATGGGCGTGTGCGGCAGCTGCGGGATGATGGTCAACGGCGTACCCAAGCTCACCTGCGCGGCGTTTCTGCGCGACTACCAGCAGCAGGAAATTCGCGTCGAACCTTTGACCAACTTCCCGGTGATTCGCGATCTCGTCATCGACATGAGCGATTTCATGGACAAGCTAAAGAGCGTCAAGCCCTGGATCATTCGCAAGACCGAAAAGCCGCTCTCCGAAGGCGAATATTTGCAGTCCCCCGCCGAGCTTGAAGCTTACCAACAATTCACCCAGTGCATTAATTGCATGCTCTGCTACGCCGCTTGTCCGGTCTATGGACTCGAGCCCGATTTCATCGGCCCCGCGGCGATCGCCCTGGGTTACCGCTACAACATGGACTCGCGCGACGAGGGCAAAGATTTACGTAAAGACATTTTGACCGGCCATGACGGCGTCTGGCAATGCACGTTTGTCGGCGAATGCACCGAGGTCTGCCCCAAACACGTCGATCCGGCGGCGGCGATACAACGCACCAAGGTTGACGCGGCCAAGGACTGGTTCACATCGTACCTGCTGCCATGGGGACAAAAATGACCCGTTCGACTAAGCTCACCCATCGACGGGCTCAGGGTGACCCTGAGTTTATCGAACGGGTCAGGGTCATCCTAAGGAGGATCGAAGGATGAACGGCACGAGACCCGATAAATCGAAGCTTTATTATCCCAAGATGCCGGCCACCTGGTGGCTGAAAAAATC encodes the following:
- a CDS encoding succinate dehydrogenase/fumarate reductase iron-sulfur subunit, with translation MAEPTITLNVTRYRPGQDQAPTSQRYTIPYKNDWVVLDALNYIKDQLDGTLSYRWSCRMGVCGSCGMMVNGVPKLTCAAFLRDYQQQEIRVEPLTNFPVIRDLVIDMSDFMDKLKSVKPWIIRKTEKPLSEGEYLQSPAELEAYQQFTQCINCMLCYAACPVYGLEPDFIGPAAIALGYRYNMDSRDEGKDLRKDILTGHDGVWQCTFVGECTEVCPKHVDPAAAIQRTKVDAAKDWFTSYLLPWGQK